Proteins encoded together in one Vigna radiata var. radiata cultivar VC1973A unplaced genomic scaffold, Vradiata_ver6 scaffold_454, whole genome shotgun sequence window:
- the LOC106754357 gene encoding LRR receptor-like serine/threonine-protein kinase GSO1, translating into MHALLNFKQGVTDPSGFLSSWSAEVDCCDWKGVICSNITSRVTGISLPCSTTLPIYSDGEDKSHCLTGSIHLSLLLVELEFLDYLDFTNNDFSALQFDYLHNHNCHNLSIPTSSRHCVNSSILSYLDLSLNWNLVISSLQWLPYISTLEYLNLCTVDLSEETNWLPLVTKLSSLSVLNMCDSKLKDLSLSLQYANFTALQVLDLSGNEFKSELPKWLFNLSSTVYVLDLSYNSLIGHLPKDLLNLRELEELAMEDNNLDGPIPDWLGEFEQLKTLILGVNMFSGSIPTNLGNLSTLITLDVASNPLTGVVSERNLAKLSKLKLLYIYSENYKSFDSALIFDFDSHWIPPFQLEELVLGFSNPNLPSWLYTQRSIKSLTILQSSFEAPHKFWDFLSTVVEVRLEDNLIDGDMSSVLLNSTFIDLSSNGLKGCLPNLSPNVVIVSLSNNSLSGELSPLLCGHNVSKGKNKLLFLDISLNNISRGLTNCWKNWKSLVAIHLGSNNLSGKIPKSLGFLSNLTSLHLHENKLHGEIPLSLQNCRSLLVFNVRNNHLSGNIPDWISHTVMALQLRSNYFGGKISPKICQMSSLIILDIAQNAISGYIPNCLGNIKTLLFNNASWNKFSVLFPSVRHRSFFNSDNLELVTKGQVLEYDSNLHFMTLIDMSSNNLSGTIPPQLFSLIGLSSLNLSNNKLAGKIPNEIGNMKNLESLDFSTNQLSGESPQSLSSLSFLGYLNLSFNNLTGKIPLGTQLQGFSAFSYMGNRDLCGPPVTKMCFQNDTHKETELVDEDGTQSEFLSWFYIGIESGFVTGFLGISCAIFLNKKLRYAYFKFLYDLRDRLYVMVIVNMNPFR; encoded by the coding sequence ATGCATGCTCTCTTAAACTTCAAGCAAGGAGTTACAGATCCCTCGGGTTTCCTTTCTTCATGGTCCGCTGAAGTAGATTGTTGTGATTGGAAAGGAGTCATTTGTAGCAACATCACAAGTAGAGTCACTGGAATCAGTCTCCCATGTTCTACAACTCTTCCAATTTACAGTGACGGAGAAGATAAATCACATTGCCTTACAGGTTCCATTCACCTCTCCTTGTTGTTAGtggagttggaatttttagaTTACCTGGATTTCACAAACAATGACTTTTCAGCATTACAATTTGATTATCTGCATAATCATAATTGTCATAATCTATCTATACCTACTTCTTCTCGTCATTGTGTCAACTCTTCAATTCTTAGTTATCTTGATTTATCACTTAACTGGAATCTTGTCATCAGTAGCCTTCAATGGCTTCCCTACATTTCCACCTTGGAATATCTTAACCTTTGTACTGTTGATCTTAGCGAGGAAACTAATTGGCTTCCATTGGTGACTAAGCTTTCGTCACTTTCAGTCCTTAATATGTGTGATTCTAAGCTTAAAGACTTGAGTTTGTCTCTCCAGTATGCTAATTTTACTGCTCTCCAAGTTCTTGATCTTTCTGGCAATGAATTCAAGTCAGAGTTACCTAAGTGGCTATTCAATCTTAGTTCCACTGTCTATGTTTTAGACCTTAGCTACAATTCCTTAATAGGACATCTACCTAAGGACCTGTTAAATCTTCGAGAACTGGAAGAACTGGCTATGGAAGACAATAACCTTGATGGACCCATTCCAGATTGGTTAGGTGAATTCGAACAATTAAAAACTCTTATTCTTGGAGTAAACATGTTTTCAGGATCTATTCCCACAAATTTGGGAAATCTATCGACCTTGATTACCTTGGATGTTGCCTCAAATCCATTGACAGGAGTTGTGTCTGAGAGAAATTTAGCCAAATtgtcaaaattaaagttattgtaTATATACTCGGAGAACTACAAATCATTTGATTCCGCTCTAATCTTTGATTTTGACTCTCATTGGATTCCACCATTTCAACTTGAAGAACTAGTTCTTGGGTTTTCAAATCCCAACCTTCCTTCTTGGTTGTATACACAACGATCTATTAAAAGTTTAACTATTTTACAATCATCATTTGAGGCTCCACACAAATTTTGGGATTTTTTATCAACAGTGGTTGAAGTCCGATTAGAAGACAATTTGATAGACGGAGACATGTCAAGTGTATTGTTGAACTCTACATTCATTGATCTATCATCGAATGGCTTGAAAGGTTGCTTGCCTAACTTATCACCAAACGTGGTTATTGTCtcattatcaaataattcattatcAGGAGAATTGTCTCCTCTCTTATGTGGTCATAATGTGTCGAAAGGGAAAAACAAATTGTTGTTCTTGGACATATCATTGAATAATATATCTCGAGGGCTTACGAATTGTTGGAAGAATTGGAAATCTTTGGTTGCTATACACTTGGGAAGCAATAATCTATCAGGAAAGATACCTAAATCACTAGGCTTCTTATCTAATCTCACCTCACTCCATTTGCATGAAAACAAACTACATGGTGAGATTCCTCTCTCATTGCAAAATTGTCGCTCTCTATTGGTCTTTAATGTTCGCAATAATCACTTATCAGGAAACATTCCAGATTGGATATCTCACACTGTAATGGCTCTGCAATTAAGGTCCAATTATTTTGGTGGTAAAATCTCtccaaaaatatgtcaaatgtcTTCTCTCATTATATTGGATATTGCACAAAACGCAATTTCCGGTTATATACCCAATTGTCTCGGTAATATCAAAACCCTTCTTTTCAACAATGCCTCATGGAATAAATTTTCCGTTTTATTTCCTTCAGTTCGTCATCGTAGTTTCTTTAACAGCGACAATCTTGAATTGGTTACTAAAGGTCAAGTATTAGAATATGATAGCAACCTACATTTTATGACCTTAATTGATATGTCAAGTAATAATTTGTCCGGAACAATACCTCCACAATTGTTTAGTCTCATTGGATTGTCTTCCTTGAActtatccaacaataaattagCAGGAAAAATACCAAATGAGATAGGAAACATGAAAAATTTGGAGTCTCTCGATTTTTCAACAAATCAACTTAGTGGTGAAAGTCCTCAGAGTTTGTCCAGTTTGTCCTTTTTAGGTTACTTGAACCTATCATTCAACAATTTGACAGGAAAAATACCATTAGGCACACAGCTTCAAGGGTTCAGTGCATTTAGTTACATGGGTAATCGTGATCTCTGTGGGCCCCCAGTTACCAAAATGTGCTTTCAGAATGATACACACAAGGAAACAGAACTTGTAGATGAAGATGGAACTCAATCTGAATTTTTGTCATGGTTTTACATTGGAATAGAATCTGGATTTGTGACAGGCTTTTTGGGAATTTCTTGTgctattttcttaaacaaaaagcTAAGGTATGCTTACTTCAAGTTTCTTTATGACTTGAGAGATCGACTTTATGTTATGGTGATCGTCAATATGAATCCATTTCGTTAA
- the LOC106754358 gene encoding LRR receptor-like serine/threonine-protein kinase GSO1 has translation MNTFSSQNAIIFTWLLWGIMFNTGLGSFDTRCNQQDMHALLNFKQGLTDPSGVLSSWTTQLDCCHWKGVICSNITNRVTGISLPCSTTPPIYSDKEDKSHCLTGFIHLSSLLVELEFLEYLNLRNNDFLALQFDYLHNHNCHNLSIPTSSHCQCVNSSTLRHLDLSRNWNLAINNLKWLSHISLLEYLNLRDIDLSKESNWLQLVTMLPSLSFLNMRACQLKDLSLSFQYANFTALQVLSLSANEFNSELPKWLFNLSSTIHSLYLSSCSLIGHLPKDLLNLRELEDLFMEDNNFDGPIPDWLGHFKHLKTLNLGVNMFSGSIPTNLGNLSTLISLDVASNPLTGVVSERNLAKLSKLKSLCISSYSTLIFDFDSDWIPPFQLVELVLGFSNPNLPAWLYTQRSLERLTIWESSFEAPDKFWNLVSSVIELQLQDNSIDGDMSNVLLNSTFIDISSNGLKGCLPRLSQNVVFVLLSNNSLSGELSPLLCGHNVSNGKNKLLYLDISLNNLCGGLTNCWKNWKSLVAIHLGSNNISGKIPPSLGFLFNLTSLHLHENKLHGEIPLSLQNCRSLLVFNVRNNQLSGNIPYWISHGVLALQLRSNHFTGKISPQICQMSSLIVLDIAQNAISDHIPNCLGNIKTLLFNNVSRNKLSFKFPSSSGRYLFNDESLELATKGQVLEYGKNLHFMTLIDMSSNNLSGTIPSQMFSLIGLSSLNLSNNKLEGKIPNEIGNMKNLESLDFSTNQLGGEIPESLSRLSFLGYLNLSFNNLTGKIPSGTQLQGFTALSYMGNHDLCGPPLTKIWFQDNKHKDTEVGEEDGNQSEFLPWFYIGMESGFVIGFLGVCCAIFLNKKFRHVFFKFLYDLRYNHVVWSST, from the coding sequence ATGAATACATTTTCCTCTCAAAATGCAATTATTTTTACGTGGTTGCTATGGGGAATCATGTTCAACACCGGCTTGGGCAGCTTTGACACTCGTTGCAACCAACAAGACATGCATGCTCTCTTAAACTTCAAGCAAGGACTTACAGATCCCTCAGGTGTCCTTTCCTCATGGACCACTCAACTAGATTGTTGTCATTGGAAAGGTGTCATCTGTAGCAACATCACTAATAGAGTCACTGGAATCTCTCTCCCATGTTCTACAACTCCTCCAATTTACAGTGACAAAGAAGATAAATCACATTGTCTTACAGGTTTCATTCACCTTTCCTCGTTGTTAGtggagttggaatttttagaATACTTGAATTTAAGAAACAATGACTTCTTAGCATTACAATTTGATTATCTGCATAATCATAATTGTCACAATCTATCTATACCTACTTCTTCTCATTGTCAGTGTGTCAACTCTTCAACTCTTCGTCATCTTGATTTATCACGTAACTGGAATCTTGCCATCAATAACCTTAAATGGCTTTCCCACATTTCCTTACTGGAATATCTTAACCTCCGTGACATTGATCTTAGTAAGGAAAGTAATTGGCTTCAATTAGTGACCATGCTTCCATCACTTTCATTCCTCAATATGCGTGCTTGTCAACTTAAAGACTTGAGTTTGTCTTTCCAGTATGCTAATTTTACTGCCCTCCAGGTTCTTAGCCTTTCTGCAAATGAATTTAACTCAGAGTTGCCTAAGTGGCTATTCAATCTTAGTTCCACTATCCATAGTTTATACCTTAGCTCATGTTCTTTAATAGGACATCTACCAAAGGATTTGTTAAATCTTCGAGAACTGGAAGACCTGTTTATGGAAGACAATAACTTTGATGGACCCATTCCAGATTGGTTAGGtcatttcaaacatttaaaaactCTTAATCTTGGAGTAAACATGTTTTCAGGATCTATTCCCACAAATTTGGGAAATCTATCAACCTTGATTAGCTTGGATGTTGCCTCAAATCCATTGACAGGAGTTGTGTCTGAGAGAAATTTAGCTAAATTGTCAAAATTAAAGTCATTGTGTATATCTTCATATTCCACGTTAATCTTTGATTTTGACTCGGACTGGATTCCACCTTTTCAACTTGTGGAATTAGTGCTCGGGTTTTCAAATCCCAACCTTCCTGCGTGGTTATATACACAGCGATCACTTGAAAGATTAACTATATGGGAATCATCATTTGAGGCTCCAGAcaaattttggaatttggtATCATCAGTGATTGAACTCCAATTACAAGACAATTCGATAGACGGTGACATGTCAAATGTGTTGTTGAACTCTACGTTCATTGATATATCATCAAATGGTTTGAAAGGTTGCTTGCCTCGATTATCACAGAACGTGGTTTTTGTCTTGTtatcaaataattcattatcAGGAGAATTGTCTCCCCTCTTATGTGGTCATAATGTGTCCAACGGGAAAAACAAGTTGTTATACTTGGACATATCATTGAATAATCTATGTGGAGGGCTTACGAATTGTTGGAAGAATTGGAAATCTTTGGTTGCTATTCACTTGGGAAGCAATAATATATCAGGAAAGATACCTCCATCACTGGGCTTCTTATTTAATCTCACCTCACTCCATTTGCATGAGAATAAACTACATGGTGAGATTCCTCTCTCATTGCAAAATTGTCGCTCTTTATTGGTCTTTAATGTtcgcaataatcaattatcaggaAACATACCATATTGGATATCTCATGGTGTATTGGCTCTCCAATTAAGGTCCAATCATTTTACTGGTAAAATCTCACCACAAATATGTCAAATGTCTTCCCTCATTGTGTTGGATATTGCACAAAACGCAATCTCCGATCATATACCCAATTGTCTTGGTAATATAAAAACTCTACTTTTCAACAATGTTTCACGCAACAAACTTTCATTTAAATTTCCTTCATCATCTGGTAGATACTTATTCAATGACGAAAGTCTTGAATTGGCTACTAAAGGTCAAGTATTAGAATATGGAAAAAACCTACACTTTATGACCTTAATTGATATGTCAAGCAACAATTTGTCCGGAACAATACCTTCACAAATGTTTAGTCTCATTGGATTGTCTTCCTTGAATTTATCCAACAACaaattagaaggaaaaataCCAAATGAGATAGGAAACATGAAAAACTTAGAGTCCCTCGATTTTTCGACAAACCAACTTGGAGGAGAAATTCCTGAAAGCTTATCCAGATTATCCTTTTTGGGTTACTTGAACCTGTCATTCAACAATTTAACAGGCAAAATACCATCAGGCACACAACTTCAGGGATTCACTGCACTTAGTTACATGGGCAATCATGATCTTTGTGGACCTCCACTTACCAAAATCTGGTTTCAAGATAACAAACATAAAGACACAGAGGTTGGAGAAGAAGATGGAAATCAATCTGAATTTTTGCCATGGTTTTATATCGGGATGGAATCCGGATTTGTCATTGGCTTTTTGGGAGTTTGTTGTgctattttcttaaacaaaaagtTTAGGCATgttttcttcaagtttctttatGACTTGAGATATAACCATGTCGTGTGGTCGTCGACATGA